One genomic region from Xyrauchen texanus isolate HMW12.3.18 chromosome 4, RBS_HiC_50CHRs, whole genome shotgun sequence encodes:
- the LOC127643269 gene encoding vitamin K epoxide reductase complex subunit 1-like protein 1 — protein MAAPVLRVSTPRWERLVRLLVCLAGILLSLYAFHVEREKSRDPSYRAVCDLSSSVSCSKVFTSRWGRGFGLLGSIFGNDSAVNQPNSVYEIFFYVFQLLLGLTASAMAALILMTTSIASVMGSFYLAYILYFVLKDFCVICVTTYALNFILFVLNYKRLVYLNEAWKQQLQAKRD, from the exons ATGGCGGCGCCCGTCTTGCGAGTGTCCACCCCTCGCTGGGAGCGGCTCGTCCGGCTGCTCGTGTGTCTCGCTGGGATTCTACTGTCACTGTATGCCTTCCATGTGGAGAGGGAGAAGAGCCGGGACCCCAGTTACCGCGCCGTGTGCGACCTGAGCAGCTCGGTCAGCTGTTCCAAAGTCTTCACGtccag ATGGGGTCGAGGATTTGGACTGTTGGGAAGCATTTTTGGGAACGACAGCGCAGTAAACCAGCCAAACAGTGTTTATGAAATATTCTTTTATGTTTTTCAACTATTACTAG GTTTGACGGCCAGCGCGATGGCTGCCCTGATTCTGATGACTACGTCCATCGCGTCCGTGATGGGCTCTTTCTATCTGGCTTACATCCTGTACTTCGTCCTGAAAGACTTCTGCGTCATCTGTGTCACCACATACGCACTGAACTTCATCCTGTTTGTGCTCAACTACAAGCGACTGGTTTACTTGAACGAGGCCTGGAAGCAACAGCTCCAAGCCAAACGGGACTAG